The genomic stretch ATGGTGTGTTTCCCAGCATCAAACCTGACAGAAAAGAAAGCAGTGAAATCGCCGGGAAATCGCAGTGATTATGTTCTCGCAGGTGGAGTGCAGCCCTCCTCCCCACCGCCGGCGTGGGAGGGGCCGCTCTGGTGGATTCCGCTTGTTAATCCGGCCTAAATGTAGGTTAACGGTCCCTCACCGACAGCACTGAGCTAAATTGCTCAGTAACAATTCTAATTGACGAGCCAGCATTCCAGAAATGATTTCCCACTCCTCTTGGGGGGAAGATCTCAAGTAATGTTTGCTTCAGGAAGAGATAGAGgggaaagagagaaagaaaaaggaaggggtgggggggaagagaCCCAGAATGCTCGGACTGTAAACAGCGCCCCCTTATGACGGAGGCGCACAGTTATTTCGCTATTTTCTGTGATGGCTACAGTTAGCGATGCGTGAGAGATAAGGGCCAAATATCGCGGCACTCGCCAGATGATTAAAAGAGGATTAGAGGCACATTACAGGAGATAAGGGCCCCTCTTGGCGTCAGGGCCACGCCGCCGGGCCCTTATCAGGGTAATCCTGTGCAGAACAAACACTTGCACTGGTTTACTGCCCCCACCACATCACTGTGAAGACGGGGCATTCCGGCATCTCTGCCCCGCGCCTCCGCATAACAACAGCAGCCTTTCATCGCATAAACGTAAACACACGTAGCTCCGACTCCCACCCCACTGTTATCCCACAATCTCGTCACTACTTATGTAATACGCATAACCCGTTTTATCAAGTGATGTGATCCGAGGGAATGTGAGATTTTAGCCAAAAGGTTTTCCTGCTGTCACTTGGCAGCGTGTGGTGCGGTGggttaagcctgtgtgcctgtagacgcaaggttgctggttcaaacccggcctcagcacgtctgtgggtcctggagcaaggcccttaatccccagctccctgggcggcgCTGCGACTGGCAGCCCTTTGTGGAGCTTACTCTATAAAGAGCAAAGTGAAGGAGCCGTAAAGACGATCCCCCCATggggaaaaataaaatatcgATTATCGTCCTATAAATTTCAGTAGCTCAGTTTTAAtccagcttcaggaagcaggatCTCTTACTTAGGTGGATAATGTAAGGTAGTGTGGGctatatggacttcatctttgtTCACTTAAATTTAGTCTGTAGTAGGCAGTCGGCATCTTCATTGTTAACTATGTTGAAGGGATTTTCATGAAGATATGCTGACCAGGTGGAAAGAGCAGGTTCAGAAAGTGCAAATCCAGACCTGGATTTAGTTTCAACTAATCAGTTGAGTTAAAGAGTGATAGTGACAGAGTACAGCTGGTTGGATTTATGGTttgtggacctgaactttctgcCCTTGCTAACCAGTGGCCTCAGTAAGCGTCTCACCTGGGGGCATCTAACCATCCCAATGTGTCGTCCCCGAACGCAGGATGAGTTTGACAAGCTCCGCCCCCTGTGCTACACCAACGCCGACATCTTCCTGCTGTGCTTCAGCGTGGTGAACCCTGCCTCCTTCCAGAACGTGACGGAGAAGTGGGTGCCCGAGGTGCGGCGGCACTGCCCACGCACGCCGCTGTTGCTGGTCGGCACGCAGGCGGACCTGCGGCAGGATGTCAAGGTGTTGATCGAGCTGGCCCGGTCCCGGGAACGGCCTGTGGACCCACGCGAGGCCCACATCTGTGCCCAGGACGCCAGGGCAGTGGCCTATATGGAGTGCTCGGCGCTGACCCAAAAGAACCTCAAAGAGGTGTTCGACACAGCCATCATGGTGGGAATCCAGCATGCCGACAGCCAACTTCAGCAGCGGCTAAGGAAGAGGACCCCTGATAAGATGAAGATGCTCTCAAAGTCCTGGTGGAAAAAGTACTGCTGTTTGGCATAGACTGGGAGCGCAGGCTGCACGGGCATATAAAGGGGAGGGCTTGGGCGCACTTTCTGTGcagacctgtagggggcagtagCACAGAGACCAAACAAACTGCTCTTCAGTTTTGGGGGTGGGACTGCTAACAATCTATCACATCCCAGCCGAAACTAACACAACAGTTTGGCACCTTACCTCCTACATCATAGCTGTGATATCGGGGCCAGGCATTCGCTTTGCTTAAGACCTAAGTGCTGCGTTGTGGACATACTTTTTTCGGCATGGCCTTCTCTGCTTTGAGTAAAGCCACCCACGGAAGCCGCCCCACTGCACACATATGTCATGTCACATTTGGCTTCCAGGAGCAAAATCCTGAGGCTCTTTATGCCCCCAGCCACCCCGTGAGCGTCCCCCTATTGGTGATGTGGAATCTTGTGTTTTCCGCTGAGATGGGATTTGTGGCTCTCGGTGCATTTCAGATCTTCTTGAATCACACGACTGTCGGCCTAGAACTCAGGCTCAAAGAAGGTGCCTGGGTGAGTTTAGAGGAAGAACTCGAGAGCCAGAATTTCGATtcagtcctttttttttttgtaagcatTAGATCCTCCTCTGCAGGGAGGCGACCCAAAAGGACATCATGATTAGTCAGGACTGGAGCTCAGGACCAGCAGGTTAACAGTCCTCAGACCTCACACCCGTTTTGCAGACCTGTCGttgattttgttttattctgcACCTTCAAATTTAACATTTTTGCCGTAAAACAGTGGAACGAATCACTGCATATTGTTTTTCATGTTTTACTCCCCAAAGCATAAAACGTAGAACATATCAGTTGCTTCTTACCTTTTAAAAGCACTGTGTGCTTTGCCGTTTTTAAAAGTTATTCTGGTCATTGCATAAAAATACAACAATCGCCTCAAAATTCCATACTACTTGCAGTTTTCATTTTTGCT from Brienomyrus brachyistius isolate T26 chromosome 3, BBRACH_0.4, whole genome shotgun sequence encodes the following:
- the rhoua gene encoding ras homolog family member Ua; translated protein: MPPQGVGGYKPVATSDVPPVPPRRLRNGDERRIKCVLVGDGAVGKTSLIVSYTTNGYPTEYVPTAFDNFAAVVAVDGMPVRLQLCDTAGQDEFDKLRPLCYTNADIFLLCFSVVNPASFQNVTEKWVPEVRRHCPRTPLLLVGTQADLRQDVKVLIELARSRERPVDPREAHICAQDARAVAYMECSALTQKNLKEVFDTAIMVGIQHADSQLQQRLRKRTPDKMKMLSKSWWKKYCCLA